GTCGAAGCCGTACCCTTCCGGGAGGACGCCGATGCGCTCGCGGATGGCCGCACACTCGCGCTGGGCGTCCATGCCGAACACCTGCGCCGACCCCGCGGTCGGCCGGATGAAATCGAGCAGCATGTTGATCGTCGTCGACTTCCCCGCGCCGTTGGGCCCGAGAAAGCCGAATATCTCCCCCTCCTCGATGGTCAGATCGAGGGAGTCGACGGCGACCACGTCCTCGCCGAAGGTCTTCGTCAGTCCGTTCGTCTGGATGGAGGGCATCTGTCGTACTCGTCCCCCGGAACACGGGGCCGATGTAAGTGTCTTGTCGTTGGGGAGAGAGCCCCCGACGGCGGACCCGGACCACGCCCGAAGCTAAGTGCCTCGGCGCACAGGTCGGCGTATGCGACGGCGCTGGCCGGTCACCGCGGTCGCGCTCGCGACAGTGGCAGTCGCAGTGCTGCTCGCCGGACCGGTCGCCGGCGGCGGGTCGGACCCGGTCGCCGGCACCGCGACAGCGAGCCCGGCGGACTCGCTCGACCGCGACGCCGCGGCCCCGTTCGACCCCGGCGCCGCGGCCCCGTCGGCGGAGCGGCTGGTCTCGCCGGTGGAGGTCGAGGGGGCGGTCTGGCCGTACACGAGCAAGCGCCGGTCGGTCGCCGGCCGGACGCTGGCGCTGAACGTCGTCGTCCGCGGCGACGCCGACCGCGTCCGGCGGGCCTTCGAGGACCGCTCGGGCCGCAACTGGACGAGCGTCGACGGCGAGGGGAACGTGACCGAACCCGTCTGGGACGGGGGCGACGTTCCGGGGCCCGAGTGGGGACGGGCCCGCGGGAGCGCCCGCTACACCTACGTCGCGGCGGCCGACGGCCGTCGCGGCCAGTGGGTCGAGTCGACCTACCAGCTCGGCGTCGGCACCTACCTCGGTCAGCGGACCCACGTCCGGGCCTACCCCGCCCACGTCGGGAACTGGACGGCCCTGCAGGCCCACACGGAGTACTGGGACTGGTACCGGCTGCGCCACACCGTCACCGGCGTCGAGGCCGGCGCCGAGGTTGTCGAGCGCGACCTCCGCGACGAGCGGTTCGTCGACGGGCTCACTCGCGAGTACCACGGCCACGGCGGCGGCGGGAGCGACGGGTGGATCACCGTGGTCGAGTTCGCCCCCGCGGTCCTCGTCGGCGCGGCGCTCCCGGTCGCCGTCCGCCGGCGCCGGCTCCCGCTGGCCGAGACGCTGATCCCCGCCGCGCTCGCGGGGGCCGTCCTCGGCGTCCGGAGCGCCGGCGTCGCCGCGGAGCTGCTGTTCCCCGCGGTCGACCCGAACCTGATCGCCGCGGCCCTGTACCCCACCCTCGTCGCCGGCCCGCCGCTGGCCGTCCGCGCGCTCGGGCGCGACCGCGACCCCGACCGGGTCGCGCTGCTCTCCGCCGGCGGCCTCGGCGCCGGCTTCCTCCTCGACTTCGGGCTCGTCAGCGTCCAGGTCGTCCCGATCCGCCTCGTCGTCCACCGGCTCGCGCTGCTGGGGGCGATCGCCGTCTTCGCGTACGGCACGGCCCGCGGCGACCGCCGGACGGCCGCCATCGGAATCGTGACGTGGGTCCTCGGGCTCGCCGGGGCGGTGCTCGGCGTCTTCTGAACGAGCGGCCGGGACCCGACGAACTCTGTTTCCGACCGGGGCCTTTGAATATCAGCCGACCACTGAACCGGAGTTCTCGTCGCACTCCACGACGCCGTCTGTCGGTCCCGATATCCCGTCGTGAGACGGTCGTTCGGGTCATCTCTGCGGCGACTGCGGGCTGTGAACACGGTACCGTCGGTACCAGACGGGAGTGTCGGACCGATGCGGCGTCACACTACCGTTCGTCGCCCGATCGACCGCGCTGGTCCGGCACTCAGAGAGCGACCACCGCCGCGACGTACGCCGGGGCCAGGAGGAAGACGCCGACCTGTACGATTCTGAACTGCTTCTGATAGTCCCGCGGGAAATCGAGCGCTTCGATGGTGTTCTCCACTTCGAAGACTTCCCACTTGTCGCCGAGGTACTCGTACTGTGCGACAGTGACCGGTATCTTTCTGGTCTCCTCCTGTTTGCGGTACAGACCGCTCTTGCTGGGATTTCTGTCCGTGTCTCTGCTGACTCGCTTCCCGTCCGCGTCGGTCAGTAACTGCTTCGGGACGCTCTTGGTCCGGTAGGAGACGTCCGAATCCGGGGAGTACGACCGCTCGACGTACTCATACTGAACGAGTTTCCCGCTGCCCTGACACTGCCCGCAGGTGTGTTTCCCGCTGCCGGAACAGCTGTCGCAGGTGACCTTCCCGCGGCCAGCGCAGGTGCCACAGTCCACCTCGCCGTAACTGCAGTCCGGGCAGTTGTGACTCTCTTCGGTGTAACCGTCGCCGCCACAGCTGCTACACCAGACGCCCTGTTTGCTCTCGCCGCTCCCGCCACAGACACTACACTTGCGGGTCTCGATGATCCGCCCTTCCCCGCTGCACCGTCCGCAGGCCGCTTTTCCGTTCCCGTTGCAGGACCTGCAGGTCACGCGACCGCTCCCCGAGCAGGACCCACAGGTCAGCGTTCCCGACCCCCGACAGTCGCCGCACGTCTGCTCGGCGCGGGAATTGGGAACGAAGAACGTGTACGTCTTGCTCTCGAATCCGCTCGGCGCGACCTCGCTCCGGCTGTTGTAATCCGTCCGGTGTTTCCGCTTTTCGTCTCGGTAGGCCGGTTTCGGAACGGTCTTCTCATAGAGCGTCTCTTCGACCCAGAGCCCCCTGACGATGTCTCGGAACGGCTCGATCGTCCGCGTCCGATCGATCTCGCTCCCCGTCGCCAGATCGTCCGGCGTCATCCAGGACTGTTCCTGAAATGACTCCAGTATCGACTGCCCCTTCGAATCGCTGACCTCGGTCCCCTTACTGGCTCGCGTCCGGATGTGGGACTGCGATTCATCCTTCTCTCCCTCGCGCTTGGACTCCTGCTTGTACTCTTCGCACTTGACCGCGTACCCGTTGCCGGCCATCGAACCGAGGAGGAAGGGCAATCCCGCACGCAGCAGGTACTCCGGAGACCCGACCAGGCTAGCCGCACGGTACCGGAAGACCGCCTGTAGCAGACCCGCTGCGACGAGGACGTAAGCGACACCGATAGCGGTCGCGTACCCGGTCCGCCTGAGAAACGCTCGGTCGATCCCCTTCGCGTGATACAGGTATGTGACGACGCCCGCGCCCGTGACGAGCCCGAGTCCGAGCAACACCCCGTCCGCCGGGGCCGCCATGGTGGGCACCGCGTAACTCGCCACCACTCCGCCACCGAAGAGGACGAATCCGTACACCACCGCTGGAAACCAGAAGTCCGCCTGCAGCCCGGGGACCGCCGTCATCGGCGACTGATCGAACCACGTTTCACCCTCCTCGTTTCGGTGCCGCAGGTACAACAGCGGATACAACGTACTCATCGGTAGTAACAGAATCACGAGCCCGACGCGTCGCAACACGCCCGTCGGTGCCCCGTTTTCTCCACTCGCGACAGATGTGATCCGTTCGAACATTGCCCGACGAGACAAAGTGGTATTATCTGTCAAAACAGTTCCGCGGCTTTTCACTGAGTGATAACGCCGATCACGTGTTCGATTTCAGTCCGATCACGTGACTACCCGTGGTGGTTCGGTCCCTCACCACTGATTTCGGCCGTCGCGCGTCCTTCGGGGACCCAGACGCGTTCCGAACTAGCCGGACGGATCACCGTAACCGACCGCCCGGTAGACGACGACGCCGTCGGTTTCGTAGACGCGCGTCCAGCCGTCGGCGACCGCGAAGGAACGTTCGAGCGTGCCGAACTGGACGACGGTCTCCCCGCGGACGGTGTACCGGCCCTTGGGGACGAGGACGTACTCGGGGTCGGCGTCGACGGTCGCGGCGGCCGCCTCGACGCAGGCCGCGCTGTTGCACGTCGAGGCGTCCTCGAACGCCGTCAGTTGCCGGTCGTACGCGCCGGCGCTGGCCCACTCGACGCCCCACGGGCCGACGGCGATCGACCGCCCCGACAGCGCGGGGAACCACTCGGCTGCGTCGCCGAGCACGAGGAACCGGGCGTCCGCGGGCGTCTCGGCGGCCGCCCACTCGGCGGCCGCGACCGACTCGTCGTCGAGGAACGAGGGCGTGGTCCCGTCGGTCGTCGAGGTCGTCTCGGCGGCGAGATACGCGCCGCCGACCGCGCTCGCGAGGACGACGAGGGCCGCCGCGGCCCCAGCCCGCCGCCGCGGCGAGGAGAGCGCCGCGGGCCAGCCGCCGGCGGCGACCCGCTCGGCGGCGCCGACGCCGGCGACCGCGAGGGCCAGCGCGCCGACGGCGTAGGGGAACCGCAGCTGGAAAAAGAGCAGCGTCGCGGCGACGGTCCAGCCGGCGACGACGGCGTCGCGGCGGGCGGCGAGCGCCGCGGCGGCCGCCGCGAACGGGGCGAGCCGGTAGACCGAGGGACTCTCGACGAGCTGGTCGAGCCCGCCGCCGATCCCGCCGTGGGTCCCGGCCGCCGCGGTGAACACCCCGGGGCCGTGGGTCGTGACGACCCACGCGAGCCAGGGGCTCGCCAGCGCGAGCGCCCCCAGGCCGACGGCCAGTCCGCGCGCGAGCCCCCGGATCGACCGGTCGAGCCCGGCCCAGAACACGAGGTAGCTCGCGACGACGAACAGCGCGTAGGTCGGGTGCGTGAGGCCGGTCAGCGCGACCGCGACGGCACCCGCAGCGATCGCCCGCCGGCCGTCGCCGGTAAAGACGTGGTAGCCGGCGTAGACCGCGGTCAGGGCGTAGAGGAACGCGAACCCGCGGACGACGCCGCCCGCGGAGACGTGCCACTCCAGCACCTGCGGGTTCAGCGCTATCAGCGCCGCGGTCGCGGTCCCGGCCGCCCGCGAGCCGGTGTAGTCCCGCCCGAGCAGGTACGCCGGCACCAGCCCCGCGACGACGGCGACGGCGGGCAGGAACCGGGTGACCGTCAGGGGGCCGAGCCCGAGGTCGAGGGCGAGCGCGAACACGTAGAACTGCAGCGGCGGGTACGCGAAGGGGACGGGGAGGGCGTATCCCGGGACGGTCGCCGGCGGCGCGTACCCGTTCGCGGCGATCTCGGCGGCGATCTGTGCGTACAGCCCGCCGCCGTAGGCCGGGTAGGGGTTGGTCGCCAGGTAGACGACG
Above is a genomic segment from Halosimplex halophilum containing:
- a CDS encoding glycosyltransferase family 39 protein, with translation MTASGARDRSIALAPVRWLRRTAPLDGRDARWLGLAVLPGVVAVVVYLATNPYPAYGGGLYAQIAAEIAANGYAPPATVPGYALPVPFAYPPLQFYVFALALDLGLGPLTVTRFLPAVAVVAGLVPAYLLGRDYTGSRAAGTATAALIALNPQVLEWHVSAGGVVRGFAFLYALTAVYAGYHVFTGDGRRAIAAGAVAVALTGLTHPTYALFVVASYLVFWAGLDRSIRGLARGLAVGLGALALASPWLAWVVTTHGPGVFTAAAGTHGGIGGGLDQLVESPSVYRLAPFAAAAAALAARRDAVVAGWTVAATLLFFQLRFPYAVGALALAVAGVGAAERVAAGGWPAALSSPRRRAGAAAALVVLASAVGGAYLAAETTSTTDGTTPSFLDDESVAAAEWAAAETPADARFLVLGDAAEWFPALSGRSIAVGPWGVEWASAGAYDRQLTAFEDASTCNSAACVEAAAATVDADPEYVLVPKGRYTVRGETVVQFGTLERSFAVADGWTRVYETDGVVVYRAVGYGDPSG